In Agromyces sp. SYSU T00194, a genomic segment contains:
- the cydC gene encoding thiol reductant ABC exporter subunit CydC, translated as MSAERTRALRLALPPARRLALPVLLGALSAGSTIALLAASAWLIARAAEQPPILYLSLGVVGVRAFAIGRGVFRYLERLTGHDAAFRQLSELRVGMVRRIVPLAPDGLAATRRGDLLARFTGDVDELQDLPLRVVQPVASAVVAILATLVGLALLVPASALAVGLVLAGGLLAATLGQGVLSARAERRVAPLRGDLVDAVLAHVQALPTLVAYGADGASLRRVTTADARLRRARVRAALGSGLAAAAMAIAAGAAVLAAVAGAAGPLEDGTLSGPQFAIVALVPLALLEVAGAVPVAWATWRTVRASAQRVDGAVPSEPPAGLPTSMPEPVALPAADRPPLLELREVRAAWPDLDATGAGRALTGVDLVVRPGERLLVRGPSGAGKTTLAHVLVGFLAYEGSYRLDGVEVRAADADRVRERIGLCEQRPWLFDTDIRQNLKFARDDADDAELLAVLDRVGLGAWVAERGGLDASVGERGALVSGGQAQRIALARAMLADFPVLVLDEPTANVDRERADALLADLLAAGADGRTVILISHDVVDPALVDRTVTCAAGRIPAARPDLRR; from the coding sequence GTGTCGGCTGAGCGCACCCGGGCCCTCCGGCTCGCCCTGCCGCCGGCACGGCGACTGGCCCTGCCGGTGCTGCTCGGCGCGCTCTCGGCGGGCTCGACCATCGCGTTGCTCGCGGCGTCCGCCTGGCTCATCGCCCGTGCCGCCGAGCAGCCGCCGATCCTGTACCTCTCGCTCGGCGTCGTCGGCGTGCGCGCGTTCGCGATCGGGCGCGGCGTGTTCCGCTACCTCGAGCGGCTGACGGGTCACGACGCGGCCTTCCGCCAGCTGTCGGAACTGCGGGTGGGGATGGTCCGTCGCATCGTGCCCCTCGCACCGGACGGGCTCGCCGCCACGCGCCGCGGCGACCTGCTCGCGCGCTTCACGGGCGACGTCGACGAGCTGCAGGACCTGCCCCTGCGTGTGGTGCAGCCGGTCGCGAGCGCGGTCGTCGCGATCCTCGCGACGCTTGTCGGGCTCGCGCTCCTCGTCCCGGCCTCGGCGCTGGCCGTCGGGCTGGTGCTCGCCGGCGGGCTGCTCGCGGCCACGCTCGGGCAGGGGGTGCTCTCGGCCCGCGCCGAGCGCCGGGTCGCCCCGCTGCGCGGCGACCTCGTCGACGCGGTGCTCGCGCACGTGCAGGCGCTGCCGACGCTCGTCGCCTACGGCGCCGACGGCGCGTCGCTGCGGCGGGTGACGACGGCCGATGCCCGCCTGCGCCGCGCGCGCGTGCGCGCGGCGCTCGGATCGGGACTCGCCGCGGCCGCGATGGCGATCGCCGCGGGGGCGGCGGTGCTCGCCGCCGTCGCGGGGGCGGCCGGCCCGCTGGAGGACGGCACGCTCTCGGGGCCGCAGTTCGCGATCGTCGCGCTCGTGCCGCTCGCCCTGCTCGAGGTCGCGGGCGCGGTGCCGGTCGCCTGGGCGACGTGGCGCACCGTGCGGGCGAGCGCCCAGCGCGTCGACGGCGCCGTGCCGTCGGAGCCGCCCGCCGGCCTGCCCACGTCGATGCCCGAGCCGGTGGCGCTGCCGGCTGCGGACCGACCCCCGCTCCTCGAGCTGCGCGAGGTGCGCGCCGCCTGGCCCGACCTCGACGCCACCGGCGCCGGGCGCGCCCTCACGGGCGTCGACCTGGTCGTGCGCCCCGGCGAGCGCCTGCTCGTGCGCGGTCCGAGCGGCGCCGGCAAGACCACGCTGGCGCACGTGCTCGTCGGCTTCCTCGCCTACGAGGGGTCGTACCGCCTCGACGGCGTCGAGGTCCGCGCCGCCGATGCGGATCGCGTGCGCGAGCGTATCGGGCTGTGCGAGCAGCGGCCGTGGCTGTTCGACACCGACATCCGGCAGAACCTCAAGTTCGCCCGCGACGACGCCGACGACGCGGAGCTCCTGGCGGTGCTCGACCGGGTCGGCCTCGGCGCCTGGGTCGCCGAGCGCGGCGGACTCGACGCGTCGGTGGGGGAGCGCGGCGCGCTCGTCTCGGGCGGCCAGGCGCAGCGCATCGCGCTCGCGCGCGCGATGCTGGCCGACTTCCCGGTGCTCGTGCTCGACGAGCCGACCGCGAACGTCGACCGGGAACGTGCCGACGCACTGCTGGCCGACCTGCTCGCCGCGGGGGCCGACGGGCGCACGGTCATCCTGATCTCGCACGACGTCGTCGACCCGGCGCTGGTGGACCGCACGGTGACGTGCGCCGCGGGCCGGATCCCCGCGGCGCGCCCCGACCTGCGCCGCTGA
- a CDS encoding anthranilate synthase component I family protein → MPRLIRSTTLPAWRDPEAVFLALAGAGADVAWLDGGRDATEGRSVIAVAADGAPTVTAGSDADPEAVLDALAARVGGASRADGERRPEGAAVGWHGWFGYEFGARMLGLPSATATTPDAAFFLADRVVVFDHAVRAVRLEWLEDDAAPAEPLRAWVDRVAALVAGLPETDAPRHPLPVDAGSRPVGVRWRHAPDAYARMIEDCRAAITRGDAYQLCLTNRIDVDAAVDPVAAYLRLRRSSPSHHGGFVRIGDTALLSASPEQFLHVGTDRIVSTKPMKGTRRRSADPAEDAALRAELLASDKERAENLMIVDLMRNDLARIAEVGEVWVTGLLVVEEYPHVHQLVSTVTARLRHPLTALDVVRATFPAGSMTGAPKESAMRILHGLERGPRGVYSGAFGRIGVDGGADLAMVIRSIVVTPEGASIGTGGGITALSDPAEEVEETRLKARALLAVLGVDGDDDGGRGRSARIE, encoded by the coding sequence ATGCCGCGACTGATCCGCAGCACGACGCTGCCCGCGTGGCGCGACCCCGAGGCCGTGTTCCTCGCCCTGGCCGGGGCCGGTGCCGACGTCGCGTGGCTCGACGGCGGACGGGATGCCACCGAGGGGCGCAGCGTCATCGCGGTCGCCGCCGACGGCGCGCCGACCGTGACCGCCGGGAGCGACGCAGATCCCGAGGCGGTGCTCGATGCGCTCGCCGCGCGCGTCGGCGGGGCGTCGCGCGCCGACGGGGAGCGGCGTCCCGAGGGCGCTGCAGTCGGCTGGCACGGGTGGTTCGGGTACGAGTTCGGTGCGCGCATGCTCGGCCTGCCGTCGGCGACCGCGACGACGCCCGATGCCGCGTTCTTCCTCGCCGACCGGGTGGTGGTCTTCGACCACGCGGTGCGTGCAGTGCGGCTGGAGTGGCTCGAGGACGACGCCGCCCCCGCGGAGCCGCTGCGCGCGTGGGTCGACCGGGTCGCCGCGCTCGTCGCGGGCCTGCCGGAGACGGATGCCCCGCGGCATCCGCTGCCCGTCGACGCCGGGAGCCGCCCCGTCGGCGTGCGCTGGCGGCACGCGCCCGACGCGTACGCCCGCATGATCGAGGACTGCCGGGCGGCGATCACGCGGGGCGACGCGTACCAGCTGTGCCTCACGAACCGCATCGACGTCGACGCCGCGGTCGATCCGGTGGCGGCGTACCTGCGGCTGCGGCGGTCGAGCCCGAGCCACCACGGCGGGTTCGTGCGCATCGGCGACACCGCGCTGCTCAGCGCATCACCCGAGCAGTTCCTGCACGTGGGCACCGACCGCATCGTGTCGACGAAGCCCATGAAGGGCACCCGCCGGCGCTCCGCCGACCCGGCCGAGGATGCGGCGCTGCGCGCTGAACTCCTCGCGAGCGACAAGGAGCGCGCCGAGAACCTCATGATCGTCGACCTCATGCGCAACGACCTCGCGCGCATCGCCGAGGTCGGCGAGGTCTGGGTGACGGGCCTGCTCGTCGTCGAGGAGTACCCGCACGTGCACCAGCTGGTGTCGACGGTGACGGCCCGCCTGCGGCATCCGCTCACCGCCCTCGACGTGGTGCGGGCGACCTTCCCGGCCGGCTCGATGACCGGGGCGCCGAAGGAGAGCGCCATGCGCATCCTGCACGGCCTCGAGCGCGGCCCGCGCGGGGTGTACTCCGGCGCGTTCGGCCGCATCGGCGTCGACGGCGGCGCGGACCTGGCCATGGTCATCCGCTCGATCGTCGTGACGCCCGAGGGCGCGTCGATCGGCACCGGCGGCGGCATCACGGCGCTGTCCGACCCCGCCGAGGAGGTCGAGGAGACCCGGCTGAAGGCGCGTGCGCTGCTCGCCGTGCTGGGCGTGGACGGCGACGACGATGGGGGTCGCGGGCGGAGCGCCCGGATCGAATAG
- the leuS gene encoding leucine--tRNA ligase, translating into MAHEHDTTPTPPGEADQYDFAALQEKWLPRWEALDPFRAGRPGDTRPRKYVLDMFPYPSGDLHMGHAEAFGYGDTVARYWRQQGFDVLHPIGWDSFGLPAENAAIKRGIDPKPWTYDNIAQQKASFRTYAPSFDWSRELHTSDPEYYKWNQWLFLKLYEEGIAYRKEGQVNWCPNDQTVLANEQVIDGHCERCGFEVTKKSLTQWYFRVTDYADRLLDDLNQLEGRWPSKVLAMQRNWIGRSTGADVEFEIEGRDERISVFTTRPDTLFGATFMVVAPDSKLAAELAAGAGAEVQARFEAYLADVQAETEIDRLSTERPKTGVFLDRYAVNPVNGERLPIWAADYVLADYGHGAIMAVPAHDQRDLDFARAFDLPVRVVVDTHAPITGAIPVIPLDEHGVPMLPDEAPSESPADTGEALTGDGRMINSGPLDGLSKRNAIRKVIDLLEQRDLGRASKNYRLRDWLISRQRYWGTPIPIIHCAECGEVPVPDDQLPVTLPDAEGLDLRPKGTSPLGAADDWASVACPKCGGDARRDSDTMDTFVDSSWYYLRYLNADDDTRAFDPAEAEKWAPVDQYVGGVEHAILHLLYARFITKVLFDLGYLSFTEPFTSLLNQGMVIMDGSKMSKSKGNLVEFAGELRDHGTDALRVTLAFAGPPEDDIDWADVSPVGSAKFLARAWRISGEVSSPTGVEWKSGDRALRRVTHRFLADAPGLVEAFKFNVVVARLMELVNATRKTIDSGPGAGDAAVREAAEVTAMALNLFAPYTAEDMWERLGYEPTVALVHWRKADPALLVEESVTAVVQVDGKVRDRIEVSPKISSDELEQLARASAAVQRSVGDREIANVIVRAPKLVNIATRR; encoded by the coding sequence GTGGCACACGAGCACGACACCACGCCCACCCCGCCCGGCGAGGCCGACCAGTACGACTTCGCCGCGCTCCAGGAGAAGTGGCTGCCGCGCTGGGAGGCGCTCGACCCGTTCCGCGCCGGCCGGCCGGGTGACACGCGCCCGCGCAAGTACGTGCTCGACATGTTCCCGTACCCGTCGGGCGACCTGCACATGGGCCACGCCGAGGCGTTCGGCTACGGCGACACCGTCGCGCGCTACTGGCGCCAGCAGGGCTTCGACGTGCTCCACCCGATCGGGTGGGACTCCTTCGGCCTGCCCGCCGAGAACGCGGCCATCAAGCGCGGCATCGACCCGAAGCCCTGGACCTACGACAACATCGCCCAGCAGAAGGCGAGCTTCCGCACCTACGCGCCGTCGTTCGACTGGTCGCGCGAGCTGCACACGAGCGACCCCGAGTACTACAAGTGGAACCAGTGGCTGTTCCTCAAGCTGTACGAGGAGGGCATCGCCTACCGCAAGGAGGGCCAGGTCAACTGGTGCCCGAACGACCAGACCGTGCTCGCGAACGAGCAGGTCATCGACGGGCACTGCGAGCGCTGCGGCTTCGAGGTCACCAAGAAGTCGCTGACCCAGTGGTACTTCCGCGTCACCGACTACGCCGACCGCCTGCTCGACGACCTGAACCAGCTCGAGGGCCGCTGGCCGTCGAAGGTGCTGGCCATGCAGCGCAACTGGATCGGCCGCTCGACCGGCGCCGACGTCGAGTTCGAGATCGAGGGTCGCGACGAGCGCATCAGCGTCTTCACGACGCGCCCCGACACGCTGTTCGGCGCGACCTTCATGGTCGTCGCCCCCGACTCGAAGCTGGCCGCCGAGCTCGCGGCGGGCGCCGGCGCCGAGGTGCAGGCCCGCTTCGAGGCCTACCTCGCCGACGTGCAGGCCGAGACCGAGATCGACCGCCTGAGCACCGAGCGGCCGAAGACCGGCGTCTTCCTCGACCGCTACGCGGTCAACCCCGTCAACGGCGAGCGGCTGCCGATCTGGGCCGCCGACTACGTGCTGGCCGACTACGGCCACGGCGCGATCATGGCCGTGCCCGCGCACGACCAGCGCGACCTCGACTTCGCGCGCGCCTTCGACCTGCCGGTGCGGGTCGTCGTCGACACGCACGCGCCGATCACGGGCGCGATCCCGGTGATCCCGCTCGACGAGCACGGCGTGCCGATGCTGCCCGACGAGGCGCCGTCGGAGAGCCCCGCCGACACGGGCGAGGCGCTGACCGGCGACGGACGCATGATCAACTCGGGCCCGCTCGACGGCCTGAGCAAGCGCAACGCGATCCGCAAGGTCATCGACCTGCTGGAGCAGCGCGACCTCGGCCGTGCGTCGAAGAACTACCGCCTGCGCGACTGGCTCATCTCGCGCCAGCGATACTGGGGCACGCCCATCCCGATCATCCACTGCGCCGAGTGCGGCGAGGTGCCGGTGCCCGACGACCAGCTGCCCGTGACGCTGCCCGACGCCGAGGGCCTCGACCTGCGCCCCAAGGGCACCAGCCCGCTGGGCGCGGCCGACGACTGGGCGAGCGTGGCCTGCCCGAAGTGCGGCGGCGACGCCCGTCGCGACTCCGACACCATGGACACCTTCGTCGACAGCTCCTGGTACTACCTGCGGTACCTGAACGCCGACGACGACACCCGCGCGTTCGACCCCGCCGAGGCGGAGAAGTGGGCGCCCGTCGACCAGTACGTGGGCGGCGTCGAGCACGCCATCCTGCACCTGCTGTACGCCCGGTTCATCACCAAGGTGCTGTTCGACCTCGGGTACCTGAGCTTCACCGAGCCGTTCACCTCCCTGCTCAACCAGGGCATGGTGATCATGGACGGCTCGAAGATGTCGAAGTCGAAGGGCAACCTGGTCGAGTTCGCCGGCGAGCTGCGCGACCACGGCACCGACGCGCTGCGCGTCACGCTGGCGTTCGCCGGACCGCCCGAGGACGACATCGACTGGGCCGACGTCTCGCCCGTCGGCTCGGCGAAGTTCCTCGCCCGCGCGTGGCGCATCTCGGGCGAGGTCAGCTCGCCGACCGGCGTCGAGTGGAAGAGCGGCGACCGCGCCCTGCGGCGCGTCACGCACCGGTTCCTGGCGGATGCCCCGGGGCTGGTCGAGGCCTTCAAGTTCAACGTCGTCGTGGCCCGCCTCATGGAGCTGGTGAACGCCACCCGCAAGACCATCGACTCGGGCCCCGGCGCGGGCGACGCGGCGGTGCGCGAGGCCGCCGAGGTCACCGCGATGGCGCTGAACCTGTTCGCGCCCTACACGGCGGAGGACATGTGGGAGCGCCTCGGCTACGAGCCGACGGTCGCGCTGGTGCACTGGCGCAAGGCCGACCCGGCGCTGCTGGTCGAGGAGTCGGTCACGGCGGTCGTGCAGGTCGACGGCAAGGTGCGCGACCGCATCGAGGTCTCGCCGAAGATCTCCTCCGACGAGCTCGAGCAGCTCGCCCGCGCCTCGGCGGCGGTGCAGCGCTCGGTCGGCGACCGCGAGATCGCGAACGTGATCGTGCGCGCGCCGAAGCTCGTGAACATCGCCACCAGGCGCTGA
- a CDS encoding helix-hairpin-helix domain-containing protein, producing the protein MPEPDDPGADLAPSARRPRLRIGVGAAVVLFLGSLGGAALLSAWSGGGGTVELPVDASPLATETVVREEQVLLVHVAGAVREPGLVQLAPGARVVDAITAAGGLAEDAAADAVNLARPVADGEQLVVPVVGEEPASAAQPGVSGDGRVRLSTADAATLETLPGIGPALAQRIIDWRTANGGFTDVEQLREVAGIGEVTLGRLRDLVVP; encoded by the coding sequence GTGCCCGAGCCCGACGACCCCGGTGCCGACCTCGCGCCGAGCGCGCGGCGCCCGCGCCTGCGCATCGGCGTGGGCGCCGCCGTGGTGCTGTTCCTGGGATCGCTCGGCGGAGCCGCCCTGCTGTCGGCGTGGTCGGGTGGCGGGGGAACGGTCGAGCTTCCCGTCGACGCGTCGCCGCTCGCCACCGAGACGGTCGTGCGGGAGGAGCAGGTGCTGCTCGTGCACGTCGCCGGTGCGGTGCGGGAGCCGGGGCTCGTGCAGCTCGCGCCGGGCGCGCGCGTCGTCGATGCAATCACTGCCGCCGGAGGCCTCGCGGAGGACGCGGCCGCCGACGCGGTGAACCTGGCGCGGCCGGTGGCCGACGGCGAGCAGCTCGTCGTGCCCGTGGTGGGGGAGGAGCCCGCATCCGCCGCGCAGCCGGGGGTGTCCGGCGATGGCCGGGTGCGCCTGAGCACGGCGGACGCGGCGACGCTCGAGACGCTGCCCGGCATCGGCCCCGCGCTGGCGCAGCGCATCATCGACTGGCGCACCGCGAACGGCGGGTTCACCGACGTCGAGCAGCTGCGGGAGGTCGCGGGCATCGGCGAGGTCACGCTCGGTCGGCTGCGCGACCTCGTCGTGCCGTGA
- a CDS encoding ComEC/Rec2 family competence protein, protein MSGFGTGVDLRLALPAVAGWLAAIVLVGAPHAGWWVAGGAWALGVLSPAAAALHRRRRRSVAGGSSSARGASPAAVAQVAAGRAGAVLVGAAVVGLIAASVANADARRSAPLESAPGTIWELRVDGRPGTAYPAFDGSAQVRFAATLVAVDPAGDADSRAGLALAVPVRVTAPAADPTPVFGALVRVEVASARPAEAGDRAALLVRAASSPEVVSLPAWAAWAGTLGDEFAAAAEALPGDGGALVPGLAVGDTTAVGDDLDAAMKTSSLSHLTAVSGANCAIVTAAGLALASLAGLGGRTRLVVAGAALFAFVAIVTPEASVVRAATMAGVVLVALALGRGGGGVPALSVAVVGLLAVDPWYARDAGFALSVLATAGLLLLAPPIARRFARIMPVPLAEALALSVAAQLACQPVLTLLAPAVPVFGVAANLLAAPAAPVATVVGLLACLALPVLPGVAHALLWIAWLPATWIAALARTTAALPGASAGVPDGAVGVVLVTLGVVGVVVAWLADRRRVRLAAAVAVAVLLGAWAGWGWVADGLRTANRPADWVLAACDVGQGDAVLVRAGGATLLVDTGPDVDALSGCLGALRIDHVDVLVLSHFDADHVGATAALAGRVGLVLVADADDPREAAALAPLGDTPVERVSVGDGGAVGGIRWSVAWPRAGAPGGNDASVVLLVDAGGLRTAFLGDLGEQAQRAMATGGLPHADVVKVAHHGSADQYDRAYEQLGARVGLVSVGADNGYGHPTDRALELVRAAGGTPVRTDESGLVLVAQRDGAPVVWVARGAGDAAAAVVPAWAVAGRLGADPTGGSRRGGTAWPAPPDRQPRRRRSRFRSSAGTRCDPRPWCS, encoded by the coding sequence GTGAGCGGGTTCGGTACGGGAGTCGACCTGCGCCTCGCGCTGCCGGCGGTCGCGGGCTGGCTCGCCGCGATCGTGCTCGTGGGCGCGCCGCATGCGGGGTGGTGGGTCGCCGGTGGTGCGTGGGCGCTCGGGGTCCTGTCGCCGGCCGCCGCGGCGCTCCACCGCAGACGAAGGAGATCGGTCGCGGGCGGGTCGTCGTCTGCGCGGGGCGCGTCGCCGGCCGCCGTTGCGCAGGTCGCTGCGGGCAGGGCCGGCGCGGTCCTGGTCGGCGCCGCGGTGGTGGGCCTCATCGCCGCGTCGGTCGCGAACGCGGATGCCAGGAGGTCGGCGCCGCTCGAATCGGCGCCGGGGACGATCTGGGAGCTCAGGGTCGATGGTCGGCCTGGCACGGCATACCCCGCGTTCGACGGTTCGGCGCAGGTGCGGTTCGCGGCGACGTTGGTCGCGGTGGACCCCGCCGGCGATGCGGATTCGCGGGCCGGGCTCGCGCTCGCGGTGCCCGTGCGCGTGACGGCACCCGCCGCCGATCCGACGCCGGTGTTCGGAGCACTGGTGCGGGTCGAGGTCGCGTCGGCGCGGCCCGCCGAGGCGGGCGATCGCGCCGCCCTGCTCGTGCGGGCCGCGAGCTCGCCGGAGGTCGTGAGCCTTCCGGCGTGGGCGGCCTGGGCCGGCACGCTCGGCGACGAGTTCGCCGCCGCGGCGGAGGCGCTGCCCGGTGACGGCGGTGCACTGGTGCCCGGCCTCGCGGTCGGCGACACCACGGCGGTGGGCGACGACCTCGACGCGGCCATGAAGACCAGCTCGCTGAGCCACCTCACCGCGGTCTCCGGTGCGAACTGCGCGATCGTGACGGCGGCCGGACTCGCGCTGGCCTCGCTCGCAGGCCTCGGGGGCCGCACTCGGCTGGTCGTCGCCGGTGCGGCACTTTTCGCGTTCGTCGCGATCGTCACGCCCGAGGCGAGCGTGGTGCGCGCAGCCACGATGGCGGGCGTCGTGCTGGTCGCGCTCGCACTCGGCCGTGGGGGAGGCGGCGTACCCGCGCTCTCGGTCGCGGTCGTCGGACTGCTCGCGGTCGACCCCTGGTACGCCCGCGATGCCGGCTTCGCGCTCTCGGTGCTCGCGACCGCGGGGCTGCTGCTGCTCGCCCCGCCGATCGCGCGACGATTCGCACGCATCATGCCGGTGCCCCTCGCCGAGGCGCTCGCGCTGTCGGTGGCCGCGCAGCTGGCGTGCCAGCCGGTGCTCACGCTGCTCGCACCCGCCGTGCCGGTGTTCGGCGTCGCCGCGAACCTGCTCGCCGCGCCCGCGGCGCCGGTCGCCACGGTCGTCGGCCTGCTCGCCTGCCTGGCGCTGCCGGTGCTGCCCGGCGTCGCGCACGCCCTGCTCTGGATCGCCTGGCTGCCCGCGACCTGGATCGCCGCGCTCGCCCGCACGACCGCCGCGCTCCCTGGGGCGTCGGCCGGGGTGCCCGACGGTGCGGTCGGGGTCGTGCTCGTCACCCTGGGCGTGGTGGGCGTCGTGGTCGCCTGGCTGGCCGACCGGCGCCGGGTGCGCCTGGCGGCTGCGGTCGCGGTCGCCGTTCTGCTCGGTGCCTGGGCGGGCTGGGGCTGGGTCGCCGACGGGCTGCGCACCGCGAACCGTCCCGCCGACTGGGTGCTGGCCGCGTGCGACGTCGGCCAGGGCGACGCCGTGCTCGTGCGCGCGGGCGGCGCGACCCTGCTGGTGGATACGGGTCCCGACGTCGACGCACTGAGCGGATGCCTCGGAGCGCTGCGCATCGACCACGTCGACGTGCTCGTGCTCTCGCACTTCGACGCCGACCACGTCGGGGCGACCGCCGCACTCGCCGGCCGCGTCGGGCTCGTGCTGGTCGCCGACGCCGACGACCCGCGGGAGGCCGCCGCGCTCGCGCCGCTGGGCGACACCCCGGTCGAGCGCGTCTCGGTCGGCGACGGCGGCGCCGTCGGGGGCATCCGCTGGAGCGTGGCCTGGCCGCGCGCAGGTGCGCCCGGCGGCAACGACGCGAGCGTCGTGCTGCTCGTCGACGCGGGTGGGCTGCGCACGGCGTTCCTCGGCGACCTCGGGGAACAGGCGCAGCGCGCGATGGCGACGGGTGGCCTGCCGCACGCCGACGTGGTGAAGGTCGCGCACCACGGCTCGGCCGACCAGTACGACCGGGCGTACGAGCAGCTGGGCGCGCGGGTGGGCCTCGTCAGCGTGGGTGCGGACAACGGCTACGGGCATCCGACCGACCGGGCCCTCGAGCTCGTGCGCGCGGCCGGCGGCACGCCCGTGCGCACCGACGAGTCGGGTCTCGTGCTCGTGGCGCAGCGCGACGGCGCCCCGGTGGTCTGGGTGGCGCGCGGCGCCGGAGACGCGGCCGCCGCCGTGGTCCCGGCGTGGGCGGTCGCCGGTAGACTCGGCGCCGACCCGACCGGCGGGTCGCGACGAGGAGGAACCGCGTGGCCCGCACCGCCCGATCGGCAGCCCCGAAGGCGAAGGTCGCGATTCCGCAGCTCGGCTGGCACGAGGTGCGACCCGCGCCCGTGGTGCTCGTGA
- the holA gene encoding DNA polymerase III subunit delta, whose product MARTARSAAPKAKVAIPQLGWHEVRPAPVVLVTGPEGFLADRAMRKLRDELRAADASLEVTDVDAASASRGELLTLASPSLFGEPRLIRVEAVEKCSDDFLADALEYLEAPADDTTLVLRHAGGARARKLLEAIRGGAGGGIEIVCAELKRDADRYEFAAQEFRAGGRRATPGAVRAVVSAFADDLAELAAAIAQLMADSAGEITEQTVGRYYGGRVETTAFVVADQAIAGRHGEALRALRQALQSGADPVPMVAAVAVKLRTMAKVSGTRGSSAQLAKQLGLAPWQIDRARRDLSGWDDEGLGTAIQALATADANVKGAGRDPVFALEQLVGVIARRGR is encoded by the coding sequence GTGGCCCGCACCGCCCGATCGGCAGCCCCGAAGGCGAAGGTCGCGATTCCGCAGCTCGGCTGGCACGAGGTGCGACCCGCGCCCGTGGTGCTCGTGACCGGCCCCGAGGGCTTCCTCGCCGACCGTGCCATGCGGAAGCTCCGCGACGAGCTCCGGGCCGCGGACGCATCGCTCGAGGTGACCGACGTCGATGCGGCGTCCGCCAGCCGCGGCGAGCTGCTGACGCTCGCGAGCCCGTCGCTGTTCGGCGAGCCGCGGCTCATCCGCGTCGAGGCGGTCGAGAAGTGCAGCGACGACTTCCTCGCCGACGCGCTCGAGTACCTCGAGGCGCCGGCCGACGACACGACCCTCGTGCTCCGGCACGCCGGCGGCGCGCGGGCGCGCAAGCTGCTCGAGGCGATCCGCGGCGGCGCGGGCGGCGGCATCGAGATCGTCTGCGCCGAGTTGAAGCGCGACGCCGACCGATACGAGTTCGCCGCGCAGGAATTCCGTGCGGGCGGCCGGCGTGCGACGCCGGGCGCGGTGCGGGCGGTCGTCTCGGCGTTCGCCGACGACCTGGCCGAGCTGGCGGCGGCGATCGCGCAGCTCATGGCCGACTCCGCCGGCGAGATCACCGAGCAGACCGTCGGTCGCTACTACGGCGGCCGCGTCGAGACGACGGCGTTCGTCGTCGCCGACCAGGCGATCGCCGGCCGCCACGGCGAGGCGCTGCGCGCACTGCGCCAGGCGCTGCAGTCGGGCGCCGACCCCGTGCCCATGGTCGCCGCCGTCGCCGTGAAGCTCCGCACCATGGCGAAGGTCTCCGGCACCCGCGGCAGCTCCGCGCAGCTCGCCAAGCAGCTCGGCCTCGCGCCGTGGCAGATCGACCGGGCCAGGCGCGACCTCTCCGGCTGGGACGACGAGGGGCTCGGTACCGCGATCCAGGCGCTCGCGACCGCTGACGCGAACGTGAAGGGCGCCGGACGCGATCCCGTCTTCGCGCTCGAGCAGCTGGTCGGGGTCATCGCGCGACGCGGTCGCTGA
- the rpsT gene encoding 30S ribosomal protein S20, producing MANIKSQIKRNKTNQKAHERNKAVKSSVKTAVRQAREAIASGDKEKAVEAVQVASRKLDKAAGKGVIHKNQAANRKSAIAKQAAAL from the coding sequence GTGGCAAACATCAAGTCGCAGATCAAGCGCAACAAGACGAACCAGAAGGCGCACGAGCGCAACAAGGCCGTGAAGAGCTCGGTGAAGACCGCCGTGCGCCAGGCGCGCGAGGCCATCGCCTCGGGCGACAAGGAGAAGGCCGTCGAGGCCGTGCAGGTCGCGAGCCGCAAGCTCGACAAGGCCGCCGGCAAGGGCGTCATCCACAAGAACCAGGCCGCGAACCGCAAGTCGGCCATCGCGAAGCAGGCCGCCGCGCTGTAA